The proteins below are encoded in one region of Triticum aestivum cultivar Chinese Spring chromosome 1B, IWGSC CS RefSeq v2.1, whole genome shotgun sequence:
- the LOC123115296 gene encoding NADP-dependent malic enzyme, chloroplastic isoform X2, whose amino-acid sequence MAGGGVEDVYGEDRATEEQLITPWSFSVASGHQLLRDPRHNKGLAFSEAERDAHYLRGLLPPAIVSQEHQEKKIMHNLRSYTVPLHRYVAMMDLQERNERLFYKLLIDNVEELLPVVYTPVVGEACQKYGSIYRRPQGLYISLKDKGKVLEVLKNWPERSIQVIVVTDGERILGLGDLGCQGMGIPVGKLSLYTALGGVRPSACLPITIDVGTNNETLLNDEYYIGLRQRRATGEEYHELLQEFMNAVKQNYGEKVLVQFEDFANHNAFDLLAKYSKSHLVFNDDIQGTASVVLAGLLAALRMIGGGLVDQTYLFLGAGEAGTGIAELIALEMSKHTELPVDDCRKKIWLVDSKGLLVESRKESLQHFKKPFAHEHEELKTLLEAVQSIKPTVLIGTSGVGKTFTQEVIEAMASFNEKPVIFSLSNPTSHSECTAEEAYTWSKGTAVFASGSPFDPVEYEGKTFVPGQSNNAYVFPGFGLGVVISGAIRVHDDMLLAASEALAEEATQENFDKGLIFPPFTNIRKISASIAAKVAAKAYDLGLASRLPRPDDLVKYAESCMYTPLYRSYR is encoded by the exons ATGGCGGGCGGCGGTGTCGAGGACGTCTACGGCGAGGACAGGGCCACCGAGGAGCAGCTCATCACGCCATGGTCATTCTCCGTCGCAAG TGGGCACCAGCTTCTGAGGGACCCCCGGCACAACAAGGGGCTGGCCTTCTCCGAGGCGGAGCGCGACGCGCACTACCTCCGGGGCCTGCTTCCCCCGGCCATCGTCTCCCAGGAGCACCAGGAGAAGAAGATCATGCACAACCTCCGCAGTTACACCGTCCCCCTGCACCGCTACGTCGCCATGATGGACCTCCAGGAGAGGAACGAGAGGCTCTTCTACAAGCTCCTCATCGACAACGTCGAGGAGCTGCTCCCCGTCGTCTACACGCCCGTCGTCGGCGAGGCCTGCCAGAAGTACGGCAGCATCTACCGCCGCCCGCAGGGGCTCTACATCAGCCTCAAGGACAA GGGCAAGGTGCTCGAGGTGCTCAAGAACTGGCCTGAGAGGAGCATCCAGGTCATCGTCGTCACCGACGGCGAGCGCATTTTGGGGCTCGGAGATCTGGGTTGCCAG GGTATGGGGATTCCGGTTGGCAAACTGTCTCTGTACACCGCCCTCGGAGGAGTTCGCCCATCAGCT TGCCTGCCAATTACGATCGATGTTGGCACCAACAATGAGACATTGCTGAACGACGAGTACTACATCGGGCTCCGTCAACGGCGTGCTACCGGCGAG GAATACCATGAGCTTCTTCAAGAGTTCATGAATGCAGTGAAGCAGAACTACGGCGAGAAAGTCCTGGTCCAGTTTGAGGACTTTGCCAACCACAATGCATTCGATTTGCTCGCAAAGTACAGCAAGAGCCATCTCGTCTTCAACGATGATATTCAG GGCACAGCATCAGTGGTCCTCGCAGGCCTCTTGGCGGCCCTGAGGATGATCGGTGGAGGCCTTGTGGATCAGACTTACCTCTTCCTTGGTGCTGGAGAGGCTGGAACTGGCATTGCAGAACTCATTGCTCTTGAGATGTCGAAACAC ACTGAACTCCCGGTGGACGACTGCCGCAAGAAGATCTGGCTGGTGGACTCCAAG GGTCTGCTTGTCGAGTCTAGAAAAGAGTCTCTGCAGCACTTCAAGAAGCCGTTCGCTCATGAGCACGAAGAACTCAAGACCCTGCTGGAGGCCGTCCAGTCCATCAAGCCAACCGTGCTGATCGGAACCTCCGGCGTCGGGAAGACCTTCACCCAGGAAGTGATCGAGGCCATGGCCTCCTTCAACGAG AAACCCGTCATCTTCTCGCTGTCGAACCCGACGTCCCACTCGGAGTGCACGGCCGAGGAGGCCTACACCTGGAGCAAGGGCACGGCGGTGTTCGCGAGCGGCAGCCCGTTCGACCCCGTGGAGTACGAGGGGAAGACGTTCGTGCCCGGGCAGTCCAACAACGCCTACGTGTTCCCCGGCTTCGGCCTCGGCGTCGTCATCTCCGGCGCCATCCGCGTCCACGACGACATGCTCCTCGCCGCCT CGGAGGCGCTGGCGGAGGAGGCGACCCAGGAGAACTTCGACAAGGGGCTCATCTTCCCGCCCTTCACCAACATCCGCAAGATCTCGGCCAGCATCGCCGCCAAGGTGGCCGCCAAGGCCTACGACCTGGGCCTGGCCAGCCGGCTGCCGCGGCCCGACGACCTGGTCAAGTACGCCGAGAGCTGCATGTACACCCCGCTCTACCGCAGCTACAGGTGA
- the LOC123115296 gene encoding NADP-dependent malic enzyme, chloroplastic isoform X1 — MAQCELNSATGPGRAATLDQDPRTEATSPCPANGASDVNAQSGHQLLRDPRHNKGLAFSEAERDAHYLRGLLPPAIVSQEHQEKKIMHNLRSYTVPLHRYVAMMDLQERNERLFYKLLIDNVEELLPVVYTPVVGEACQKYGSIYRRPQGLYISLKDKGKVLEVLKNWPERSIQVIVVTDGERILGLGDLGCQGMGIPVGKLSLYTALGGVRPSACLPITIDVGTNNETLLNDEYYIGLRQRRATGEEYHELLQEFMNAVKQNYGEKVLVQFEDFANHNAFDLLAKYSKSHLVFNDDIQGTASVVLAGLLAALRMIGGGLVDQTYLFLGAGEAGTGIAELIALEMSKHTELPVDDCRKKIWLVDSKGLLVESRKESLQHFKKPFAHEHEELKTLLEAVQSIKPTVLIGTSGVGKTFTQEVIEAMASFNEKPVIFSLSNPTSHSECTAEEAYTWSKGTAVFASGSPFDPVEYEGKTFVPGQSNNAYVFPGFGLGVVISGAIRVHDDMLLAASEALAEEATQENFDKGLIFPPFTNIRKISASIAAKVAAKAYDLGLASRLPRPDDLVKYAESCMYTPLYRSYR; from the exons ATGGCACAATGCGAACTCAACTCGGCGACGGGCCCTGGCCGCGCAGCCACGCTGGATCAAGACCCCAGGACGGAAGCTACAAGCCCATGCCCCGCCAATGGTGCTTCGGATGTTAACGCTCAGAG TGGGCACCAGCTTCTGAGGGACCCCCGGCACAACAAGGGGCTGGCCTTCTCCGAGGCGGAGCGCGACGCGCACTACCTCCGGGGCCTGCTTCCCCCGGCCATCGTCTCCCAGGAGCACCAGGAGAAGAAGATCATGCACAACCTCCGCAGTTACACCGTCCCCCTGCACCGCTACGTCGCCATGATGGACCTCCAGGAGAGGAACGAGAGGCTCTTCTACAAGCTCCTCATCGACAACGTCGAGGAGCTGCTCCCCGTCGTCTACACGCCCGTCGTCGGCGAGGCCTGCCAGAAGTACGGCAGCATCTACCGCCGCCCGCAGGGGCTCTACATCAGCCTCAAGGACAA GGGCAAGGTGCTCGAGGTGCTCAAGAACTGGCCTGAGAGGAGCATCCAGGTCATCGTCGTCACCGACGGCGAGCGCATTTTGGGGCTCGGAGATCTGGGTTGCCAG GGTATGGGGATTCCGGTTGGCAAACTGTCTCTGTACACCGCCCTCGGAGGAGTTCGCCCATCAGCT TGCCTGCCAATTACGATCGATGTTGGCACCAACAATGAGACATTGCTGAACGACGAGTACTACATCGGGCTCCGTCAACGGCGTGCTACCGGCGAG GAATACCATGAGCTTCTTCAAGAGTTCATGAATGCAGTGAAGCAGAACTACGGCGAGAAAGTCCTGGTCCAGTTTGAGGACTTTGCCAACCACAATGCATTCGATTTGCTCGCAAAGTACAGCAAGAGCCATCTCGTCTTCAACGATGATATTCAG GGCACAGCATCAGTGGTCCTCGCAGGCCTCTTGGCGGCCCTGAGGATGATCGGTGGAGGCCTTGTGGATCAGACTTACCTCTTCCTTGGTGCTGGAGAGGCTGGAACTGGCATTGCAGAACTCATTGCTCTTGAGATGTCGAAACAC ACTGAACTCCCGGTGGACGACTGCCGCAAGAAGATCTGGCTGGTGGACTCCAAG GGTCTGCTTGTCGAGTCTAGAAAAGAGTCTCTGCAGCACTTCAAGAAGCCGTTCGCTCATGAGCACGAAGAACTCAAGACCCTGCTGGAGGCCGTCCAGTCCATCAAGCCAACCGTGCTGATCGGAACCTCCGGCGTCGGGAAGACCTTCACCCAGGAAGTGATCGAGGCCATGGCCTCCTTCAACGAG AAACCCGTCATCTTCTCGCTGTCGAACCCGACGTCCCACTCGGAGTGCACGGCCGAGGAGGCCTACACCTGGAGCAAGGGCACGGCGGTGTTCGCGAGCGGCAGCCCGTTCGACCCCGTGGAGTACGAGGGGAAGACGTTCGTGCCCGGGCAGTCCAACAACGCCTACGTGTTCCCCGGCTTCGGCCTCGGCGTCGTCATCTCCGGCGCCATCCGCGTCCACGACGACATGCTCCTCGCCGCCT CGGAGGCGCTGGCGGAGGAGGCGACCCAGGAGAACTTCGACAAGGGGCTCATCTTCCCGCCCTTCACCAACATCCGCAAGATCTCGGCCAGCATCGCCGCCAAGGTGGCCGCCAAGGCCTACGACCTGGGCCTGGCCAGCCGGCTGCCGCGGCCCGACGACCTGGTCAAGTACGCCGAGAGCTGCATGTACACCCCGCTCTACCGCAGCTACAGGTGA